The Zeugodacus cucurbitae isolate PBARC_wt_2022May chromosome 4, idZeuCucr1.2, whole genome shotgun sequence genome includes the window cctttatatggccgctgtagtagatgtcacaaggacccaccttcttccgtccttgtcccgtccatcgcacttcttggacggcggtgatgtcagcctttactcttacgaggacatcaaccagctgggcagaggcaccttcccaattaagggtccggacgttccaggtgcatgcccttgaatcgtagtcctttaaacgtttgcagtggtcgtcatcaaaattggggtctctcatccgaggctgttttgttattttcattgggggggtgtttttatgtggtgggtcccaaaccctacgcacaaccgctcgcctccaaacggatgtctgttggctacccagaggatacttggtctaagaccggaagtcgtgagctgcttgagccacatgtaaaagaatcgttcctggccactcccaagtgaatgacagtcagaaactttcctcacttacgtgaacttctacatatgactccatcctccaaagtGTCTTACACATGCTAAATATGAATCAAATCAAAAACCTATATAAGCGATATTAGCGTGTAGATTATTATGTGACACGCTTGAAATGTATTTACGGTGAcgtcaaaagcaaataaatgtgCTCATTTTTAGTACTTCAGAAACCTAATAAAATCCTCTTAGAAATTAAACCTAAACCGATAAGAAAAGATAAAGAATAAAATCTACAATGTTCCACTACATTTTTgatgaatgcaacaacaaagtttatCACGTGGACAACCATAGCCGATCCTAAATATTGACAAAGTCACTCACTGCACCCTCTGTACTCTCTTAATTGGCTAGATCATAGATTGTACTTGCAATAAATAGAAGatactataaatattataataataaaagttgatTGCATCATATTAACTAACTCCGTTGACAAATTGTAAATTACTCAAACTGAACAAGATTTAACATAATTTTCGGCGAACGAAAGAAAGCTTTTTGAAGACGCTTTTTTGCAAATCAGTCCATTGTTTTGGGTGAAAATCGTTTTGGAAAGAGTTGGCGCTTTTAATTGTATTTGATGATGACATCAATAATATTCACTgtgtgtttaaattttaaatttaactctTTTCTTTTTTCCCACGAGCTTGTCTGAAGAAACATATCACTGAAGTAGCCCTCGCCTacttaacatatacatacatttaatctAATTTGTTTACACATTTTCGTACGAATGTAGATAATATTCAATAACATAAATATcaatcaataacaacaacatctaGTATGACTTTGCAAATTTTGTTGGAAAGTTCGCCTGTACTGTTTCATGGAAAGATATCAATTGTTAATGATAAATTAACATTTATGTAGATAATGACGTCTTGAGTtacttgaaaatacaaaatttttttttcaagttattgaagatgtttacaataaaaaacttACGTAATGTAATGAAGAGGagattattttctaatttgcaCTCTACGGTTGGTGCATTGTTCCTGAGAACGCTCTAAAAAGACAGTCAGATGTTGATATTATTCGAAATAGTGATATTGATCGAAGCTAACTACCAACAATCTAATGACCGTAGCTGAGTTATTTCAGTATAGATCATATCTTTAGGTGAATTTAAAGTCCAATTCCTTCGTGCTGTAGTCACGTACCACAAATATTTGATAACTCATTGCAGGGAGACAATTTTCTACACAGTGCTTATTTGGTAGAATCTTATGTGACACCATTTATGGTGACGTCATAACAAATAAGTGTTCACACTTTTAGTACTTCAGAAtcataaacatattttcagaAGAATTTAGAGGCATTCACAATATATTGAAGTATTCTTTCTAGCAAATGATGTATGTCCCTCTCaaagatataaatatatcagtACAGACTAAGCGGCTTTCacttatgtacatgcatacaataatatttaagaCAGTTCCGTTTGACAGGTATGCTAATCAAATGTCTTATGATAAGACAAAGCTAAGGCTTTATATCTGGCGTTGAAGTGGTGGCACATTCATTTTAAATGGGATTTCGAATATAAAAAGACGCATTTAATGATGAACAATTTCATATctgaaattatttgaaacaaatacatatgtatagtatatatttattttttaactcggACATCATTTTGCACAAGACATAATGGTTTTCTTCACATGGTTGTGTTCATGGATGGCTGGATGTACGTGGCTTCGGCCACTTTTGGGCAGAAACTACTCgtccaatttcaacaaaatttggttGGAATTCCATCAGCATAATTCGAAAattgattcacaaccacgcctactttccatatactataattttgaagcccatctgaatcgtttatttcaCAATATGTAAAATAAGCACTGGTgatgatatcggaacagaaGTTTGCACAGATATTGCGTTTCTAAAGTTAAATCACCTAAATCTccaaaatcgaattataacaCTTCAAGCCccagatatcaaacatgaggacATCGGCGCTTGTGAcctattttttaccaaaaatctaCTGAAATCTCCCAGCTATTGTAAAGAAATTCAAGAGAGATATGTTTTTTCTACTAATGTGCCTCTGTGCTAAAATTTggcaaaatcgggtcaatacttccagtagccccatatacctaatatactgATTTTGGAACTAACTTAAATATCGgtcaatatgtgagatatctaagtgaacatacatataatctaaaaaatgttggttggtgaaaatgagtaaaaagtATCTTCCAGCGTCCACAATATACATCTCATTATTCTAGTCGACTTTTTGCCGATTATATTGGTCGAGTTGTgtggtattttaataaaattacataaatattttgcaatacattacattaagaaaatgttcgtttgcacccgaacttagcccttccttacttgtgttttattattattaatgaaaattgcaATATCATCGCATTGTCCAAAACTCACGTAGTTAGAATTTTAGCATTTGAACAATCGCAAGTGTCTTGAGATTCACGTATATTGATATcgaattataatatatgtatactctttCCTCAGACGCTCAAAGCACCAGAAATAACGACGTTCGATTGACAATGGGGGAAATCGTGACATAACCATCCACCCAAAATCTTGCATAAAATGCTAAACTGTGACTTGCATTAAGTACGTAGGGAACATACTCGTATTTAGTGAGGGCCTGAGCCTGATACGATGGCGACCCGATGAGTTCTTAATCTATAAAACTAAAACCAAGAAATTTTAAAAGGGAAGCCATCTGGGTCTACCTCTAGACAAGACAGGCTTTGAACAAAGATTGACCATTTAGGTTTGGGTACTCTCTCCTCTAGTAACTCGTTGGCTCTACACGGCAGTGGTTTACAAAGAGCAGCAAGTACTATATGTAATTATCAGCGGAGCTCTTGGTTGCTAAACACCTACGCGAAGACTACATAATCTGACAGGTGTGCTAATTAAATAAGTGAATTTTGATAAGACAAAGCTTCATATCTCACGATGAAGTGGCGGCATATCCAGTTTGAATGGGATTTCTAATATAAAAACGCATTTAATGATGCGGCATTTTGATAGCAAAGCAATAgaaactcacacatacatatttacacaaacaattATTGATTACTTTTTGCATTATACTATCTTTGTATTATCCAAAACTCACGTAGTCGTTCGAACTTCCAAATATATAGAATATCTTCATATATGCCTCGAGTGCGAACTATCAACTGCTTTGAGATTCACGTATATTGatatcatatatacatgtacactTCGTTAGCTATTAGAAAGTACGGAATACACGCTAACCCACTTGAAATACCAGACTTTCCGACTTTAACTtaattctgaaaatatttttggcacaGCAGATAACAAATGCTCGAAAAAATTTGAGTTGAACCAAGAAAACAATAACAGAGTTTCGCTAAATTATCCAAATCAGCGATTCAGATAGTCGGTGTGCCTTATAGCGTCGGAGGAATGCAAAAGTCAtcgatttaatttgttttgttgataTAACTTAACTGGTCCCGGATTTGATTTTCTGACAATGGATGCTCAAACTCAAAcaacttttattaaaacaaaatgataTTTTTCTCATAAACTGTTTATGCGACTGGAGCAAAGCCAATGCGCTTATTGCCCATATCGAATTCGGTGTAGTAAAGACCAATGAAGATGTCACCCAAGACCCAGAAGTCAGTATGCATGTAGCTAATAGCAGATGAGCAATATCCCTCAGATTCCTGAATGTATTGCGATGCTGGAATGGTGAAGGTTGTGCCGCCAATGACCAATTTGATATCTGGAAGACTATGGACAGACGCGCACTCAACATAACCGTCACCATCGGGATCCACGATATCCTTATAGACCGTATAGCTGTAGTATGGGGCAATAAGGAGAGAGGTACCAGTATCGGCAACGGCTTGGCAACCATCGATGCACAAATCTCGACCACCCATGCTTCCGCTGTCCACACCGAATTGCCAATAGTGCTGTACAGTGATGGGCACGTAGGTGAGTTCACCTTTGTAGAGGCTGGGGTCGGAACCACCCAAAATCATTTCACCACCTTGAGAAGAGGTGCCAGCACGAGCCAAGTAgaaagaaaatacatttttggtgATCAAACCTTGAGACCACATATTGCAGAAAGGTGGCACAACGTTGTCCCTGGAATCCGACTGGAAAGCCATACCCATAAGACCATCGAAATTGGAGTAAACAAAGCTATCACCAGGTTCCAACATAGCTTCAGCGAATATTTGGTCTTTAATGGCAAGTCCCGCTATTCTGACGGTATCTTGTGATAAAAATCCTGACATACTTCCAGCCATATAGTGTATGGAAAATCTTTCGTCATTGGCTACATAAGTGCTGGAAGCGCTAGAGTTATATTGTTTGTGGATATGGCAGACGAAGTTGCTGATGGGGCAGGTGACTGATGGCACCCACAAGTTGGCGGATCCAGAATCGAAGAGCACCAAGAATTCTTGTGGTGGTGTACCGATGGTGATTTTTCCGTAGTATTGCAAGTTTAAGTAATTATCTAATTGCTCAGTGGCGCCTTGTGGAGTGGCCACGTGGTATTTGCCGCGCAAGTACGCGGTCTCTGTCTTCACAGAGTCACGGGTTCTGCGGTAATTGGGGTTCTTGTAGATGGGCACACGTACCATGGCCGAGACCAGGGTGGCGCAAATGGTGAGCAATACGAAGAATTTGAACATTTTGCTATTGGGAAGAGAGAAGAAAAATTAATCTTATATTTTGACTGAGTAATgagtttttaaataatcgaaGCTGTCTCACCTTTAGCTTGTGGTCTAACGACGTATAACACCAAACGATGCTTTACAACaatttcgtaaatatttcaGTTCCCCGCTTTTATAGTCATATATTGCTATTAACAATTGTTCTAAATTACTTAGGTTTGTGTTTATTTAGGCTACACTGGGATTACAGCGCCGCTATTTAAGTACAGTTATCTTTGACTAGGAAATGCACTATTGTCGCGAAAAAGCCTACAATTCTTTGTTTCAAGTTATGTACTTAAATACGTCTCTTTAATTAGCAGCTTTGACGACTTACTAAGCTACCTGAAATCATGCCACTTAGTGTTCTATTATAGTGTTCATATAATATGCATTGTGTCAGTTGaagataaatatttcttttttttgtgaAGCTCCCctgtgcacagtggttccgccataggccaaaaatcaaaaaatccatctcaggattttttgtcaaaatgtatacagatgacttctaaattgtccaaacttcctatttgcaaaccgggttttgcaaaaaatctaacggtactttctaaaaatagagttaaacgcatgaatacctgtatttttttaaagcacatcaaaaattttttttaatatcgcagcaacaacgaacttcaatttgttctggtaattgatcagggtaacgaattaagattatttttaatggcttttgaagttaaaggtatatattttaacttgtgaaattaattaagtcttacgtgatttgtgtttttagtgaaataagaaatattacctattatttttatttttttttctgcgtcttcaatgtgtttacataaagatttaattgtgttcccccacgatcccccgttagatttattttacattgtctttaccagagtcttaaggaaataaaagtgttaaagttaggtgcggaaatttgcagatgtagaagtaatcgtcaaaataataatggcctttgaattaactatttttaagttcaaactcattataattgtgctaaaaaagcttggaaagaaggataaatcatcgttatttcaatctgtgtacggtttactagaggaggcattttaagtttttgttctaattataatggctgttgaatgacagtgaaaaaattaactgtattaaattggttgataatttacttttttcctacaagattttttaatatgatattattcttataggttgaatgtggggattgaatgggggaaactataacgacaaacaCGTTCTGCTTGtgtatcgctttcttaaatttctttacaaagccttactgaaagttttgacgctccaactatgaccatgagaagtatttttgcgaattttactgttctatgggagctataggacctagtagacCGATgaggccaatttttttaatatatatttaaaatatttttctagatttttggtgaaaatttcttagcgatatctcaacgggaagtatttatgaccgcgccttcatacaagccgaaccactgtgctgTGTACCGAGCTTAAGTATACTTACAAAAAATcgtgattttacttttcaaaatgtAATAGAAGTTTGGTTTGATTCATTTATACCTAAAAGGTTTAGATCCAGAAgcttttttatgaaaagatagTTGTCTCCTCGCTGGCCAATACATTAGGCTGACGTGAGACATTCTCATTGTATCTTAATACAATAGGAAAAAAAGGACGAGATATTAGATTAGGTTACATTATGTTAAAGGACTGTTTCTCATATGTCGATAAAACACTTTGAGCCACCAGTTTGCTCATTCGTTCAACATCGATTTGAGCCAATTCAAGTCTTCGCCTTGCTTTCCTCCAAATGGTGTCCTTCTTACTAGCTCATCGGCACTGCAGATTTTAACGACCAAGAGGATGCTGATAATAAGGGAGCTTGATTCTATTCATATTGAAGTCAAAGACTCCTCAAAGCCAGTATTAGCCCTTTGCTATAAGAATGAACGCTCCCCTCACTGAAAGAGGCTGCTATTCTATTGAAGTCTTTATGGGCACCTACATTTCATTGAACAAcacttaaattttttgcaaGCCTGAAACAATAATTGACTGAGAGCAACTTATAGACGACTCCTCCTCCATTTCGCTTTaccttatttgtttattattgttatgaaTTATAAATGGTCACGTAGTTCCACAAAcaagtgaaaattatataatttttgcttgGAAGTGTCAGTCGTGCCTTGAAAATCTCTCCTATTGATATGCAAGTAGCTCATATAGTAGGTTTAACAATGTATGCCAGACACTTGAAACCCCGGCATACCGACGATGGTCGATGTGAAGTCATCGCGATAGGAAtaccaaattatttaatttttttaatgtttacgaGAAGTATTTGCTGGGATAGTTGGAAATCTATGCTACTCGTCTCGCGAACTCTGTAAGCTTTGTTCAATATCGGGTTTGATGAATTCTGAAACAAATCATTGCTCATTTTCAGTCTAGTGTTTAATCTTAGTGGTCTAATATGTTTCGTTTTTAACATATTGTTCTcatcacaaatattgtattatattgcCTTAATAACTTTAGTTAGATCGATTATAGTTCGATATTTTGTCATGTCATCCTACCTATAAGACTGCCTTGAAATGCAACGGAATTGCTCGCAAATTaggtttttttctgattttgagcttacatgaatatttaaagatattaggtctacaactttgcttccgccgttttcattatatcattattatatcatacattaaaaataaaattctagaCATCCAAAGTACAATTCtagtgtttattaatatttaggcTTGAGTGACCTGTGCTACGgggtttaaatattttgtcaacAGGACGCTAGTGTCTAAAAGGTAGATTGTTGTGTTTATGAAAATACTTAGGATAATTGCGCAAACGATAagttgaacaaaaatattttaacgaaaattgATGTCCACAAAAAACCCTTATTCGGAAAATAGATCAGTCGAAAAATAAATCACTTCCAATTTATCGTATTTTTCTGCCGATAATTTcgaaacaaaacagaaaaagtGGTGATCCTGACATTTGAGAACTCTCCTCCAGAAAGTCTCAGTATGTTGTGTTGGACATGCCCTAAGTCCCACGTGGATTCGTTTATTTTTGGATTGCTATTTCAGATATTAATCAAGATACCTTAGTTAAACTCTATATGTATCTCTATTTCAAGTATGGAAAAAACTCGTATATGAGTTTTTGCAAAATGATACTATTCTGGCTATTTAGATGCACTTGAGATAGTATATTTTGCGTGTTATCACACACGATCCAATAGTTAAGTaaacatattgaaataaatttcgttcatataatttttgattaataaatatttatttgtttaagaaaaaatataacacTATCTAAATTTCACAATCTTTTCTCTTTTCCAGGTAAacatagataaataaataactaacaaTCTAGGGTCGATATGTTGGTAAGAAGtaaaaaacaatcaaatttatttgaacTGAAATACCACTCAATTTAGGCAATTCCAGATTTTATAGACGACCGAATTTTTAATGCCAATTATTCTAGACAATCGCTCTCCCCGTCGCAGTTTAAGTACTGTTATCTCTGCCCAATCAATGCTATGattttgaaagaattatttgcaaattatttaatCGCGACTATTCGGGTATGTGACTATATAGCAACTATTGTATTTTAAGATCAAGCGTGGAGACACTCGAACCAAATCACATTTACCCTTTACAGCGAGGCTATCTGCTGTCAAAAGGTAtcttcatatataagggaaataGAGACTATAGAGAATAGACCTTGGCACCAATATACTCTATCATCAAATCTACTTCAGGGGTTGATTAATCATTTATGTGGCTCATGGGTTGAAATGGAGCGCAAGAGGTCGTTCCTAAATTTCTAAGCTAACCTAGGATAGGAgtcccttaattttttttaacatcaacaaattcaataatttcaatttttgcatACTAATCTTTGGCGCAATAGTTTTCGTAGCTCCGAGCCTCTCAGATCTCATAATCTTGCAGTAAAATCAACTAGTTCTACACTTTTACTTTACATAAATTGGTAAACGTACACTTTTCTAACCAGTTCCATTTTATTAACGAAATTCTAGTTGCAAACAGGTGTTTTTTCTGAGtgctttaataatatttatcttcTGTCACATCCTTATCTCTAATGAAAGCTacacatatcaaaaatatatataaactcgTCGGATGTCAGCTAGAAACTTTCACTTGCTTTCACTTGATTAAATGGAATAGTTATATATTTCGCCAACTTCATTTTTGAAAGAGTTTCGTAACACTGAAGAATtcgttcatataatttttaaattctttttttggtAGTATTGTCAAACTTTAACCCTTTTTGTTTTGTACTCAATCTGAGTGCAGACATACGATCCTTTGTCTGGTATTTCCCAAAAGCTATGCTAATTTGCTCATTACTCGCTCTCCGTTATTTTCACCTAATCATGAGTCTCAAATTAAAATACTGCCCCAGGCAGACGCAAATCCTTTCACATCTACATATTGTATTTCATTAGCACTCGACCTTCACTTTGACAGTGTCTTTTCGCTGTATacggtatttttgttgtttttacttacaCCAAAGGGTACAGAGCACACTTAAAACCTTCAACATTAAATACTTGTTTGCTTAAAACTTCCTTTgtctcattaaaatttttactgctgattgcattttgtttgctttggtcTGTTGAGCACTTGGCAAAGAGTTAGAGTTCACAGACACTGAATG containing:
- the LOC105221115 gene encoding lysosomal aspartic protease-like; this translates as MFKFFVLLTICATLVSAMVRVPIYKNPNYRRTRDSVKTETAYLRGKYHVATPQGATEQLDNYLNLQYYGKITIGTPPQEFLVLFDSGSANLWVPSVTCPISNFVCHIHKQYNSSASSTYVANDERFSIHYMAGSMSGFLSQDTVRIAGLAIKDQIFAEAMLEPGDSFVYSNFDGLMGMAFQSDSRDNVVPPFCNMWSQGLITKNVFSFYLARAGTSSQGGEMILGGSDPSLYKGELTYVPITVQHYWQFGVDSGSMGGRDLCIDGCQAVADTGTSLLIAPYYSYTVYKDIVDPDGDGYVECASVHSLPDIKLVIGGTTFTIPASQYIQESEGYCSSAISYMHTDFWVLGDIFIGLYYTEFDMGNKRIGFAPVA